A part of Desulfobacter sp. genomic DNA contains:
- a CDS encoding aspartate aminotransferase family protein, with protein MEIPKTGRSESQIFAALEDFRKDDLKWREGRAFGYVFDPGQKIMDVAKKAYNAFLSENGLDFTVFKSLQKLERELAAFGARHLGGDDQVVGNFSSGGTESIILAVKAARDCYRAKRPDILKPEIILPATAHAAFHKAAHYLGLEVVLVSVDPHTFKVDPEAVRKKVTDNTIMLVGSAPSYAQGIIDPIAELGEIALEKDLWLHTDACMGGFLLPFFKRLGEPVPDFDFSVPGVSSMSMDLHKYAYCPKGASLVLYRNKALRKHQIFACSGWIGYTIVNNAVQSSKSGGPMAAAWAVLNYVGENGYLEIAQKKLAAVKKLTRGIQEIDGLRLLADPQMTLIAFTADSINVFHIIDEMNARGWYIQPALSFDNAPAHIHLSVNASNVGWEDDLLKDLADAVKKAAQLPDGDLVGAVKNDLKGLNLDDVSDGDMKNLLAMAGIDGEGLPDRMADINGILDVLDAGAREKILTSFVNDLFVQ; from the coding sequence ATGGAAATTCCAAAAACCGGGAGAAGCGAATCACAGATATTTGCCGCTTTGGAAGATTTTAGAAAAGATGACCTAAAATGGCGGGAAGGCCGCGCATTCGGGTATGTTTTCGATCCCGGCCAAAAGATAATGGATGTGGCCAAAAAGGCATACAATGCCTTCTTATCCGAAAACGGTCTTGATTTTACCGTATTCAAAAGCCTCCAGAAACTGGAACGGGAACTGGCCGCCTTTGGGGCCCGCCACCTCGGCGGTGATGACCAGGTGGTGGGTAATTTTTCCAGTGGCGGCACTGAAAGCATCATCCTGGCCGTTAAAGCGGCCCGGGACTGCTATCGGGCCAAACGGCCGGATATCCTGAAGCCGGAAATCATTCTCCCGGCAACAGCTCATGCGGCATTTCACAAAGCCGCCCACTATCTCGGCCTGGAAGTTGTCCTGGTCTCTGTGGATCCCCACACCTTTAAGGTGGACCCTGAAGCTGTGCGCAAGAAGGTGACGGACAATACCATTATGCTGGTGGGATCTGCCCCGTCCTATGCCCAGGGGATCATCGACCCCATTGCCGAACTGGGGGAAATTGCCCTTGAAAAGGACCTGTGGCTTCATACCGACGCCTGCATGGGCGGCTTCCTCCTGCCCTTTTTTAAACGGCTGGGAGAGCCGGTGCCGGATTTTGACTTCAGTGTGCCGGGTGTTTCTTCCATGTCCATGGATCTTCACAAGTATGCATACTGCCCCAAGGGGGCCTCACTGGTACTTTACCGGAATAAGGCGCTGCGCAAGCATCAAATATTTGCCTGCTCCGGGTGGATCGGCTATACCATCGTCAACAACGCCGTTCAGAGCAGCAAGTCCGGTGGCCCCATGGCCGCTGCCTGGGCCGTTCTCAACTACGTGGGGGAGAATGGCTATCTCGAGATTGCTCAAAAAAAACTTGCCGCCGTAAAGAAACTGACCCGGGGCATCCAGGAAATTGACGGCCTCAGGCTGCTGGCAGATCCCCAGATGACCCTCATCGCTTTTACCGCTGACAGCATTAATGTCTTTCATATCATCGATGAAATGAACGCCAGGGGGTGGTATATTCAGCCAGCCCTTTCCTTTGATAACGCTCCGGCCCATATCCACCTCTCTGTCAATGCCTCCAACGTAGGATGGGAAGACGATCTGCTTAAAGACCTGGCCGACGCAGTGAAAAAGGCGGCGCAACTGCCGGACGGAGACCTGGTCGGTGCGGTGAAAAATGATCTTAAGGGGCTCAACCTGGACGATGTCTCGGATGGGGACATGAAGAACCTGCTGGCCATGGCCGGCATTGACGGTGAGGGACTGCCGGACCGCATGGCGGACATCAACGGAATTCTTGATGTCCTGGATGCGGGAGCCCGGGAAAAGATCCTGACCTCATTTGTCAACGATCTCTTTGTCCAGTAA
- a CDS encoding TetR/AcrR family transcriptional regulator produces the protein MGKDRPGASRKEWEKAQKEKRIIDIAREVFVEKGFEKTGIPAVAEAAGYNRRTIYLYFRDKEELFMAVVLHCMTMLRDRMADAAEKIRSEGTGLSGVARAFFAFAQEHPAFMDLIMVYESRHFVYHESERNRPLSERQAACQAVSQELSDLVTATLENAIQRGALRTDLAPRPLMLLLWGQILGVTQILRIREKHFDAVFGMTQEDLFNHFLRMMETSLVKE, from the coding sequence ATGGGAAAAGACAGGCCGGGCGCCAGCAGGAAAGAGTGGGAGAAAGCCCAGAAGGAAAAGCGGATCATTGACATCGCACGGGAGGTGTTTGTCGAAAAGGGATTTGAAAAAACTGGCATCCCTGCGGTCGCGGAAGCGGCCGGTTACAACAGACGCACCATCTACCTCTATTTCAGGGACAAGGAGGAACTTTTCATGGCCGTGGTCCTCCATTGCATGACCATGCTTCGGGACCGCATGGCCGATGCGGCTGAAAAAATACGTTCAGAGGGAACCGGGCTTTCGGGTGTTGCCCGCGCCTTTTTTGCCTTTGCCCAGGAACACCCGGCATTTATGGACCTGATAATGGTTTATGAATCAAGACATTTTGTCTACCATGAATCAGAACGGAACCGGCCCTTAAGTGAACGCCAGGCTGCCTGCCAGGCCGTCTCTCAGGAGCTCTCCGACCTGGTGACCGCTACCCTTGAAAATGCCATTCAACGCGGCGCTCTTAGAACAGACCTTGCCCCGAGGCCACTGATGCTGCTGCTATGGGGGCAGATCCTCGGTGTTACCCAGATACTTCGAATCCGGGAGAAGCATTTTGACGCTGTTTTCGGCATGACACAGGAGGACCTGTTCAACCATTTTCTCCGCATGATGGAAACGTCCCTGGTCAAGGAATGA
- a CDS encoding sulfite exporter TauE/SafE family protein, producing MAGAPVYFIFFVGIILIAAYVRGYSGFGFSMITVAGLSLIYPPATVVPAVLMLEVAASGYLIPGVWKKINWHTLGWLSIGVTAGSPAGVWLLKFLPESLLKIGIAIVVAGLAGLLWTGGEYRRQIGRIGAIGAGWVSGVLTGSAAVGGPPVILFFFSSPTHTEVSRATLIAFFFGSDLIAAAVCGASGLITPPTVKIFLTALVPLVIGIVAGNRGFLKTDPVRFRKRVLIYLILLSGLLLAKSMWEICQPWST from the coding sequence ATGGCCGGTGCACCTGTTTATTTCATTTTTTTTGTCGGCATTATCCTGATTGCCGCCTATGTGCGGGGATACAGTGGATTCGGTTTTTCCATGATCACCGTGGCCGGACTCTCCCTTATCTACCCGCCGGCAACCGTTGTCCCTGCCGTGCTGATGCTTGAAGTCGCTGCCTCGGGATACCTGATCCCCGGCGTCTGGAAAAAAATCAACTGGCATACCCTGGGCTGGCTGTCCATTGGGGTGACTGCCGGATCCCCTGCCGGGGTATGGCTGCTCAAGTTCCTGCCCGAGAGCCTGCTCAAAATTGGTATTGCCATTGTGGTGGCCGGGCTGGCCGGGCTGCTGTGGACAGGGGGGGAATACCGACGGCAAATCGGCAGGATCGGCGCAATAGGAGCCGGTTGGGTCTCCGGGGTTTTGACCGGCAGTGCTGCCGTGGGAGGACCGCCGGTGATCCTTTTTTTCTTCTCATCCCCAACCCACACTGAGGTATCCCGGGCCACCCTGATCGCTTTTTTTTTCGGATCCGATCTGATTGCCGCCGCAGTATGCGGCGCATCAGGATTGATCACGCCCCCCACCGTCAAAATATTCCTTACGGCGCTTGTCCCCCTGGTCATTGGCATTGTCGCCGGGAACAGGGGGTTTTTAAAAACCGACCCCGTCCGTTTCAGAAAGCGGGTACTGATATACCTGATACTATTGTCCGGACTGCTGCTGGCAAAGAGCATGTGGGAAATCTGTCAACCCTGGTCAACATGA